In a genomic window of Variovorax paradoxus:
- a CDS encoding tripartite tricarboxylate transporter substrate binding protein, translated as MSLGHSRRHAVAALLALVSALPVARAQTATKWPTQAVRFIVPFPAGSAPDVLIRLVGAKLGEKWGQGVVVDNRPGGSGVIGMNGILAAPADGYSFGFVQGSAISVAPSTIKGVSYDFNRDFVPVTLAAVAPFMLAVPGNSPHKTLADFIAAARARPQGVEVADNGRGTAPHLASALLGLQSGAQFLEVHYPGGAQAMQATLGGQTQMMVETYNVVAGNVQGGRMRILASMGDRVEPGLEAFPLASKTVPGAVAHGWFAVIAKKGVDAQVLAKLNKDMNEALLLPEVVAKSRELGTYPRPGTPEQLARYIAEDRKTWQDVLDKLNIKPE; from the coding sequence ATGAGCCTCGGACACTCGCGCAGGCACGCCGTCGCGGCCCTGCTGGCCCTCGTTTCGGCATTGCCGGTTGCCCGGGCGCAGACGGCCACGAAATGGCCGACCCAGGCCGTGCGATTCATCGTGCCGTTCCCGGCCGGCTCGGCGCCCGACGTGCTGATCCGCCTCGTGGGCGCGAAGCTCGGCGAGAAGTGGGGGCAGGGCGTGGTCGTCGACAACCGGCCCGGCGGCAGTGGCGTGATCGGCATGAACGGCATCCTCGCCGCGCCCGCCGACGGCTACAGCTTCGGCTTCGTGCAGGGCTCGGCGATCTCGGTGGCGCCGAGCACGATCAAGGGCGTGAGCTACGACTTCAACCGCGACTTCGTGCCGGTCACGCTCGCGGCGGTGGCGCCCTTCATGCTCGCGGTGCCCGGCAACTCGCCGCACAAGACGCTGGCCGACTTCATCGCGGCCGCGCGCGCCAGGCCGCAGGGCGTCGAGGTGGCCGACAACGGCCGCGGCACGGCGCCCCACCTGGCCTCGGCGCTGCTCGGGCTGCAGTCGGGCGCGCAGTTCCTCGAGGTGCACTACCCGGGCGGCGCGCAGGCGATGCAGGCCACGCTCGGCGGCCAGACCCAGATGATGGTCGAGACCTACAACGTGGTCGCGGGCAACGTGCAGGGCGGCCGCATGCGCATCCTGGCCAGCATGGGCGACCGCGTGGAGCCCGGCCTCGAGGCCTTCCCGCTCGCGAGCAAGACCGTGCCCGGTGCGGTGGCACACGGCTGGTTCGCGGTGATCGCGAAGAAGGGCGTCGACGCGCAGGTGCTCGCGAAGCTCAACAAGGACATGAACGAGGCGCTGCTGCTGCCCGAGGTGGTCGCCAAGTCGCGCGAGCTCGGCACCTATCCGCGCCCTGGCACGCCCGAACAACTGGCGCGCTACATCGCCGAGGACCGCAAGACCTGGCAGGACGTGCTCGACAAGCTGAACATCAAACCGGAGTGA
- a CDS encoding exonuclease, translating to MTEIYISTDVESDGPIPGPHSMLSFGSAAYTADKKLVSTFSANLHTLPGAEADPKTAAWWQTQPEAWAACRSDLQEPAHAMKNYVAWLKGLKARPVFVAYPAGFDFLFVYWYLMRFAGESPFSHSALDVKTFAMALLKTDYRDSTKRAMPRRWFDPGLPHNHVALDDAIEQGALFCNMLAESRAATP from the coding sequence ATGACCGAGATCTACATCAGCACCGACGTCGAATCCGACGGCCCCATCCCCGGCCCGCATTCGATGCTGAGCTTCGGCTCGGCCGCCTACACGGCCGACAAGAAGCTGGTGTCGACCTTCAGCGCGAACCTGCACACCCTGCCCGGCGCCGAGGCCGACCCGAAGACCGCCGCGTGGTGGCAAACGCAGCCCGAAGCCTGGGCCGCCTGCCGCAGCGACCTGCAGGAGCCGGCGCATGCGATGAAGAACTACGTGGCCTGGCTCAAGGGCCTGAAGGCGCGGCCGGTGTTCGTGGCCTACCCGGCGGGCTTCGACTTCCTGTTCGTCTACTGGTACCTGATGCGCTTCGCGGGCGAAAGCCCGTTCAGCCATTCGGCGCTCGACGTCAAGACCTTCGCCATGGCCCTGCTGAAGACCGACTACCGCGACAGCACCAAGCGCGCGATGCCGCGGCGCTGGTTCGATCCCGGGCTGCCGCACAACCACGTGGCGCTCGACGACGCGATCGAGCAGGGCGCGCTGTTCTGCAACATGCTGGCGGAAAGCCGCGCCGCCACGCCATGA
- a CDS encoding RtcB family protein: MKQQNYDLHEVTNGVPVKMWTRGVPVEDEARKQLENAARLPIVFKHIAAMPDVHYGIGATVGSVIPTFKAIIPAAVGVDIGCGMMACKTTLHANDLPDNLGPLRSAIEKAVPHGSNPKRMGRDKGSWETPPDETDAAWAKLVDEFDAICEDYPRLSNTNNHKHLGTLGTGNHFIEVCLDEAGAVWFMLHSGSRGVGNAIGTHFIELAKKDAQLHQRNLPDQDLAYFEEGARYFGDYVRAVGWAQKFARANREVMMQRVVAAARKVIAKPFEAHVEAVNCHHNYVSRETHFGEDVLVTRKGAVSAKAGELGIIPGSMGAKSYIVRGKGNPESFMSCSHGAGRKMSRTKAKKLFTIADQIAATEGVECRKDADVIDEIPMAYKDIDAVMEAQKDLVEVVYTLKQVVCVKG; this comes from the coding sequence ATGAAACAACAGAACTACGACCTGCACGAAGTGACCAACGGCGTGCCCGTGAAGATGTGGACCCGCGGCGTGCCCGTGGAAGACGAAGCGCGCAAGCAGCTCGAGAACGCCGCGCGCCTGCCGATCGTGTTCAAGCACATCGCGGCCATGCCCGACGTGCACTACGGCATCGGCGCGACCGTGGGTTCGGTGATCCCGACCTTCAAGGCCATCATCCCGGCCGCGGTGGGCGTGGACATCGGCTGCGGAATGATGGCGTGCAAGACCACGCTGCATGCCAACGACCTGCCCGACAACCTGGGCCCGCTGCGCTCGGCGATCGAGAAGGCCGTGCCGCACGGCTCGAACCCCAAGCGCATGGGCCGCGACAAGGGCTCGTGGGAAACGCCACCCGACGAAACCGACGCTGCCTGGGCCAAGCTGGTGGATGAGTTCGATGCGATCTGCGAGGACTACCCGCGCCTTTCGAACACGAACAACCACAAGCACCTGGGAACGCTCGGTACGGGCAACCACTTCATCGAGGTCTGCCTCGATGAGGCGGGCGCCGTGTGGTTCATGCTGCATTCGGGTTCGCGTGGCGTGGGCAACGCGATCGGCACGCACTTCATCGAACTCGCGAAGAAGGACGCGCAACTGCATCAGCGCAACCTGCCCGACCAGGACCTGGCGTACTTCGAGGAAGGCGCCCGGTACTTCGGCGACTACGTGCGCGCGGTGGGCTGGGCCCAGAAGTTCGCGCGTGCGAACCGCGAGGTGATGATGCAGCGCGTGGTCGCGGCCGCGCGCAAGGTCATCGCGAAGCCCTTCGAGGCGCATGTGGAAGCGGTGAACTGCCACCACAACTACGTGAGCCGCGAAACGCATTTCGGCGAGGACGTGCTCGTGACCCGCAAGGGCGCGGTGAGCGCGAAGGCCGGCGAGCTCGGGATCATTCCCGGCAGCATGGGCGCCAAGAGCTACATCGTGCGCGGCAAGGGCAACCCCGAGAGCTTCATGAGCTGCAGCCACGGCGCCGGTCGAAAGATGAGCCGTACCAAGGCGAAGAAGCTGTTCACGATCGCCGACCAGATCGCCGCGACCGAGGGCGTGGAATGCCGCAAGGACGCCGACGTGATCGACGAGATCCCGATGGCCTACAAGGACATCGACGCGGTGATGGAGGCGCAGAAGGACCTGGTGGAGGTGGTCTACACGCTCAAGCAGGTGGTGTGCGTGAAGGGTTAG
- a CDS encoding zinc-ribbon domain-containing protein, with product MKSNKQRRAEIRSRRLERAARIEAQLRLPDQRHLLSRRAPGLEPADVAVLARHNNTYGALPTYYVDRAFTCRDCGAEQVWTAKQQKWWYETMHANIDSRAVRCLPCRRALRAARSASRDGEGANLLGEMSQRLRAFADAPATPAAREEVDAALESKWWGLRTLAIEALGRWGSAADLARLRALVDAWQPSWNSWERQGAQVAVEALAAKLRHPVDEDWALEACLRGHASPWNWRAFLAAIPSARLAACGEAEFARRGDGHHRLLRWLALAHCLGRVPGPAQIAALNAHADKEVRQWAQRFGSKP from the coding sequence ATGAAGAGCAACAAGCAACGCCGCGCCGAGATCCGCAGCCGCCGCCTCGAGCGCGCGGCGCGCATCGAGGCGCAACTGCGCCTGCCCGATCAGCGGCATCTGCTGTCGCGGCGCGCGCCGGGCCTGGAGCCCGCCGACGTGGCGGTGCTGGCACGCCACAACAACACCTACGGCGCGCTGCCCACCTACTACGTCGACCGCGCCTTCACCTGCCGCGACTGCGGTGCCGAGCAGGTGTGGACGGCGAAGCAGCAGAAGTGGTGGTACGAGACGATGCACGCCAACATCGACAGCCGCGCGGTGCGCTGCCTGCCATGCCGGCGGGCGTTGCGCGCGGCGCGGTCCGCCTCGCGCGACGGCGAGGGCGCGAACCTGCTCGGCGAGATGTCGCAACGGCTGCGCGCGTTCGCCGACGCACCTGCGACGCCCGCGGCGCGCGAAGAAGTCGACGCCGCGCTCGAGAGCAAATGGTGGGGCCTGCGCACGCTGGCGATCGAGGCACTGGGACGCTGGGGTTCGGCAGCCGATCTCGCGCGCCTGCGCGCGCTGGTCGATGCCTGGCAACCGTCATGGAACAGCTGGGAGCGACAGGGTGCGCAGGTGGCCGTCGAGGCCTTGGCCGCGAAGCTGCGCCATCCGGTCGACGAGGACTGGGCCCTCGAAGCCTGCCTGCGCGGCCATGCGAGCCCGTGGAACTGGCGTGCCTTCCTGGCCGCCATTCCGTCGGCGCGCCTCGCGGCATGCGGCGAGGCGGAGTTCGCGCGGCGCGGCGACGGGCATCATCGGCTGTTGCGGTGGCTGGCGTTGGCGCATTGCCTGGGACGCGTGCCCGGGCCGGCGCAGATCGCGGCCTTGAACGCCCACGCGGACAAGGAGGTCCGCCAGTGGGCCCAACGATTCGGGAGCAAGCCGTAA
- a CDS encoding MarR family transcriptional regulator has protein sequence MKTLSQEHDLEKAIPFLLARAGARMGNAFAKALKPYGLSLSEWRVCASLQHTPRQTLSELATHASTDLSALSRIVDRLAANELVMREKCDTDKRAVRIALTERGLALTLELIPLAQHYEAVAISDFSPAEVKTLRAMLLRLYANATPLA, from the coding sequence ATGAAAACCCTGAGTCAAGAACACGACCTCGAGAAGGCCATTCCCTTCCTGCTGGCACGCGCCGGCGCGCGCATGGGCAATGCCTTCGCCAAGGCCCTCAAGCCCTATGGGCTGAGCCTCAGCGAGTGGCGCGTGTGCGCGTCGCTGCAGCACACGCCGCGCCAGACGCTCTCGGAGCTGGCGACGCATGCCTCGACCGACCTGTCGGCGCTGTCGCGCATCGTCGACCGGCTCGCGGCCAACGAGCTGGTGATGCGGGAGAAGTGCGACACCGACAAGCGCGCGGTGCGCATCGCGCTGACCGAGCGCGGTCTGGCGCTCACGCTCGAGCTGATCCCGCTCGCGCAGCACTACGAGGCGGTCGCGATCTCCGACTTCAGCCCGGCCGAGGTGAAGACCCTGCGCGCGATGCTGCTGCGGCTGTACGCGAACGCGACGCCGCTGGCCTGA
- a CDS encoding slipin family protein, which translates to MLGFHQITVKKNERALLLRNGDFEQLLGPGKHRVFAGFDTVKLERFALGEPVFEHELADYFLAREPELVAREFVQVSLGETQVGLRHEDGVLVQILPPATRKLYWRGLREQRVDVVDVAVDARLPADLLAKLQSVALRPRAVQGLEGVLLVQVPEFHVGVLTLEGQMQALLPAGNHGFWRFNRQVAVSCIDLRSQIAEVSGQEILTRDKVGLRLNLSAVWRFADVRQALAQMPKPAEHVYRELQFGLRAAVGEQTLDALLENKAAIDQTVLAQVRERLEGSGVVLESVGVKDIILPGEMKTILAQVVEAEKSAQANVIRRREETAATRSLLNTAKVMEGNPVALRMKELETLERVAERIDKISVVGGLDQVLNGLVTLRPNGA; encoded by the coding sequence ATGTTGGGCTTCCACCAGATCACCGTCAAGAAGAACGAGCGCGCACTGCTGCTGCGCAACGGCGACTTCGAGCAACTGCTCGGCCCGGGAAAGCACCGCGTGTTCGCGGGCTTCGATACCGTGAAGCTGGAGCGCTTCGCGCTCGGCGAGCCGGTGTTCGAGCACGAGCTGGCCGACTATTTCCTGGCGCGCGAGCCCGAACTGGTGGCACGCGAGTTCGTGCAGGTTTCCTTGGGCGAGACGCAGGTGGGCCTGCGCCACGAGGACGGTGTGCTGGTGCAGATCCTGCCGCCCGCAACGCGCAAGCTGTACTGGCGCGGGTTGCGCGAGCAGCGCGTCGACGTGGTCGACGTGGCGGTCGATGCGCGCCTGCCGGCCGATCTGCTGGCGAAGCTGCAGAGCGTGGCGCTGCGTCCGCGTGCGGTGCAGGGCCTCGAAGGCGTGCTGCTGGTGCAGGTGCCCGAGTTCCACGTTGGCGTGCTGACGCTCGAAGGGCAGATGCAGGCGCTGCTGCCGGCGGGCAACCACGGCTTCTGGCGCTTCAACCGCCAGGTGGCGGTGAGCTGCATCGACCTGCGTTCGCAGATCGCGGAAGTGAGCGGCCAGGAGATCCTGACCCGCGACAAGGTGGGGCTGCGGCTGAACCTGTCGGCGGTGTGGCGCTTCGCCGACGTGCGGCAGGCCCTGGCCCAGATGCCGAAGCCGGCCGAGCATGTCTACCGCGAATTGCAGTTCGGTCTGCGCGCCGCGGTGGGCGAACAAACGCTCGATGCGCTGCTGGAGAACAAGGCAGCCATCGATCAGACGGTGCTGGCGCAGGTGCGCGAACGGCTCGAGGGTTCGGGTGTCGTGCTCGAGAGCGTGGGCGTGAAGGACATCATCCTGCCGGGCGAGATGAAGACCATCCTCGCGCAGGTGGTGGAGGCCGAGAAATCGGCCCAGGCCAACGTGATCCGCCGCCGCGAGGAAACCGCGGCCACGCGCTCGCTTCTGAACACCGCGAAGGTGATGGAGGGCAACCCCGTCGCGTTGCGGATGAAGGAACTCGAGACGCTGGAGCGCGTGGCCGAGCGGATCGACAAGATCTCGGTGGTCGGCGGCCTGGACCAGGTGCTCAACGGGCTCGTGACGCTGCGGCCGAACGGGGCTTGA
- a CDS encoding sigma 54-interacting transcriptional regulator, giving the protein MKPIVVIGFLGTQLDAGQGAGRWSKWRPTVSLAQHEDIVVARMELLYTLKHKTLAELVKADIAAVSPETTVNLVPMELADPWDFGEVYSRLYDWARAYPFDTEREQYWSHITTGTHVAQICMFLLSESRTIPGVLAQTSPPRRQREGEAGMCVLIDLDLSRYDVIARRFDAEQRDAVAFLKSGIATRNARFNALIDEIERVAVRSRAPILLVGPTGAGKSFLARRMFELKQSRHQATGAFVEVNCATLRGDGAASTLFGHKKGSFTGAASERAGLLRTAHQGVLFLDEIGELGLDEQAMLLKAIEEKRFFPVGADKEVESDFQLIAGTNRDLRSDVAEGRFREDLFARINLWTYDLPGLAQRPEDIEPNVDHLMALHAAENHRVVRFNAEARAAYLRFAQSPEAPWSGNFRDLSASVTRLATLADGGRIPVALVEAEIARLRWLWKRAQPAPFAGESRAVDLDALLGEERAASLDLFDRLQLEAVLRVCRKSRSLSEAGRQLFQASRAQRSVVNDADRLRKYLAKFGLEWGLVAGT; this is encoded by the coding sequence ATGAAACCTATCGTCGTCATCGGCTTCCTCGGCACCCAGCTCGACGCCGGCCAGGGCGCCGGCCGCTGGAGCAAGTGGCGCCCCACCGTCTCGCTCGCGCAGCACGAAGACATAGTGGTGGCGCGCATGGAGCTGCTCTACACGCTCAAGCACAAGACGCTGGCCGAGCTCGTCAAGGCCGACATCGCGGCCGTCTCGCCCGAGACCACGGTCAACCTGGTGCCGATGGAGCTGGCCGACCCCTGGGATTTCGGCGAGGTCTACTCGCGCCTGTACGACTGGGCGCGCGCCTACCCCTTCGACACCGAGCGCGAGCAGTACTGGTCGCACATCACGACCGGCACCCACGTCGCGCAGATCTGCATGTTCCTGCTGTCGGAGTCGCGCACCATCCCCGGCGTGCTGGCGCAGACCTCGCCGCCGCGGCGCCAGCGCGAGGGCGAGGCCGGCATGTGCGTGCTGATCGACCTCGACCTCTCGCGCTACGACGTCATCGCGCGCCGCTTCGATGCCGAGCAGCGCGATGCGGTCGCCTTCCTCAAGAGCGGCATCGCCACGCGCAACGCGCGCTTCAACGCACTGATCGATGAGATCGAGCGCGTGGCGGTGCGCTCGCGCGCGCCGATCCTGCTGGTGGGGCCGACGGGCGCGGGCAAGTCCTTCCTCGCGCGGCGCATGTTCGAGCTCAAGCAATCGCGCCACCAGGCCACGGGCGCTTTCGTCGAGGTCAACTGCGCCACCCTGCGCGGCGACGGCGCCGCCTCCACCTTGTTCGGCCACAAGAAGGGCTCGTTCACCGGCGCCGCGAGCGAGCGCGCCGGCCTGCTGCGCACCGCGCACCAGGGCGTGCTCTTCCTCGACGAGATCGGCGAGCTGGGCCTCGACGAGCAGGCCATGCTGCTCAAGGCGATCGAGGAGAAGCGCTTCTTCCCCGTGGGCGCCGACAAGGAGGTAGAGAGCGATTTCCAGCTCATCGCCGGCACCAACCGCGACCTGCGCAGCGACGTGGCCGAGGGGCGCTTCCGCGAAGACCTGTTCGCGCGCATCAACCTCTGGACCTACGACCTGCCGGGCCTCGCGCAGCGCCCCGAGGACATCGAGCCCAACGTCGACCACCTGATGGCGCTGCATGCGGCCGAGAACCACCGCGTGGTGCGCTTCAACGCCGAGGCGCGCGCCGCCTATCTGCGCTTCGCCCAGAGCCCCGAGGCGCCGTGGAGCGGCAACTTCCGCGACCTCTCGGCCAGCGTCACGCGGCTGGCCACGCTGGCCGACGGCGGGCGCATCCCGGTCGCCTTGGTCGAGGCCGAGATCGCGCGGCTGCGCTGGCTGTGGAAGCGCGCGCAACCGGCGCCGTTCGCGGGCGAGTCACGGGCTGTCGATCTCGACGCGCTGCTCGGCGAGGAGCGCGCCGCCTCGCTCGACCTGTTCGACCGGCTGCAGCTCGAGGCCGTGTTGCGCGTGTGCCGGAAGTCGCGCAGCCTGTCGGAGGCCGGAAGGCAGCTGTTCCAGGCCTCGCGGGCGCAGCGCAGCGTGGTGAACGATGCGGATCGGTTGCGCAAGTACCTCGCGAAGTTCGGACTCGAATGGGGTCTCGTTGCCGGCACCTGA
- a CDS encoding nucleotidyltransferase domain-containing protein: MKPQRHEEERIRSAHPVEPAMRAQIMEELAAIEARHEVTVLFACESGSRGWGFASPDSDYDVRFIYVNRLPWYLTVTPRRDVIELPISGDLDINGWELRKALGLMRESNPTLLEWLRSPIVYREDAQAMPRFRALSEAVFSNARGWHHYASMAKKNFREHLQAETVRYKKYLYVLRPLLAARWIRMRPGVPPMRFADLAQHTLDAVRDAALIDEINALLEVKMRAGEAATSPRWPGIHAFIEAELAAHAAEPLTALPPADASGLDAFLSDTVLRFGGGDAKGAVRHESQGCG, translated from the coding sequence ATGAAACCGCAACGGCATGAAGAAGAACGCATCCGCTCGGCCCACCCGGTCGAGCCCGCCATGCGCGCGCAGATCATGGAGGAACTCGCCGCCATCGAGGCCCGGCACGAGGTCACGGTGCTGTTTGCCTGCGAATCGGGCAGCCGCGGCTGGGGCTTCGCCTCGCCCGACAGCGACTACGACGTGCGCTTCATCTACGTGAACCGCCTGCCGTGGTACCTCACGGTGACGCCGCGGCGCGACGTGATCGAGCTGCCGATCAGCGGCGATCTCGACATCAACGGCTGGGAACTGCGCAAGGCGCTGGGGCTGATGCGCGAGTCGAACCCGACGCTGCTCGAGTGGCTGCGCTCGCCGATCGTCTACCGCGAGGACGCGCAGGCGATGCCGCGCTTTCGCGCGCTGTCGGAGGCGGTGTTCTCCAATGCGCGCGGCTGGCACCACTACGCCTCGATGGCGAAGAAGAACTTCCGCGAGCACCTGCAGGCCGAGACGGTGCGCTACAAGAAGTACCTCTACGTGCTGCGACCGCTGCTGGCCGCGCGCTGGATCCGCATGCGGCCCGGCGTGCCGCCGATGCGTTTCGCCGACCTCGCGCAGCACACGCTCGATGCGGTGCGCGACGCCGCCCTGATCGACGAGATCAACGCGCTGCTCGAGGTGAAGATGCGCGCGGGCGAGGCCGCGACCAGCCCGCGCTGGCCGGGCATCCATGCCTTCATCGAGGCGGAGCTGGCCGCGCATGCGGCCGAACCGCTGACGGCGCTGCCGCCGGCCGATGCGTCGGGGCTCGATGCCTTCCTGAGCGACACGGTGCTGCGTTTCGGGGGCGGCGATGCGAAGGGCGCGGTGCGCCACGAGTCGCAGGGTTGCGGCTGA
- a CDS encoding 2'-5' RNA ligase family protein produces the protein MAISAFVVKVPAAEPMVEDLRRHHDATVALGVPAHITLLVPFMDPALITAEVLTRARQVLDGTRAFSFVLGKLGRFPATAYLAPEPAAPFISMTLALVEAFPDFRPYGGEHQGVVPHLTVAHGSASSAEAAAGQLQARLLASGAIRAECTQVALIENSTGHWKDLHVFRLPGLAQTAPPNDRIP, from the coding sequence ATGGCCATCTCCGCATTCGTCGTCAAGGTCCCCGCCGCCGAGCCGATGGTCGAGGACCTGCGGCGGCACCACGACGCAACGGTCGCGCTCGGCGTGCCGGCGCACATCACGCTACTGGTGCCCTTCATGGACCCCGCGCTGATCACGGCGGAAGTGCTGACACGCGCACGGCAGGTGCTCGACGGCACCCGCGCGTTCTCCTTCGTGCTCGGCAAGCTCGGGCGCTTTCCAGCGACGGCCTACCTCGCGCCCGAACCCGCGGCGCCCTTCATCTCGATGACATTGGCGCTCGTCGAGGCCTTTCCGGACTTCCGGCCCTACGGCGGCGAGCACCAGGGCGTGGTGCCTCATCTCACCGTGGCCCACGGAAGCGCGAGCAGCGCGGAAGCAGCCGCGGGCCAACTGCAGGCGCGGCTGCTGGCTTCGGGCGCCATTCGCGCGGAATGCACGCAGGTCGCGCTGATCGAGAACTCGACGGGACACTGGAAGGACCTGCATGTCTTTCGACTGCCCGGCCTCGCGCAAACCGCGCCTCCTAACGATCGAATCCCATGA
- a CDS encoding RNA 3'-terminal phosphate cyclase yields MLDGSQGEGGGQILRTSLALSMVTGRPMAIEKIRAGRAKPGLMRQHLACVNAASAISGAAVEGAELGSQSLRFAPGPVRAGEYRFAISGAGSCMLVLQTVLPPLLLAGAASRLHLSGGTHNPMAPPFHFLERAFAPLVRRLGADLRLQLRRHGFYPAGGGEVEAEIVPAAGALQPFDLLSRGEALERHAECLAPGIARHVMTRELETLGAAMGWTGEQLRYGATRQNEGPGNALIATLAHAEVTEVFTAFGEKTLSAEQVAHALVKELRGFLRSEAAVGPHLADQLALLLALASWQSGRGAAFTCSEVTEHTRTNCAVIERFLPVRFAIAQARAASTVRVEPA; encoded by the coding sequence ATGCTCGACGGCTCCCAAGGCGAGGGCGGCGGCCAGATCCTGCGCACCAGCCTCGCGCTGTCGATGGTCACGGGCCGGCCCATGGCCATCGAGAAGATTCGCGCCGGCCGAGCCAAGCCGGGCCTGATGCGCCAGCACCTCGCGTGCGTGAACGCGGCGTCTGCCATCAGCGGCGCAGCCGTCGAGGGCGCCGAGCTCGGTTCGCAGTCGCTGCGCTTCGCGCCGGGCCCGGTGCGCGCGGGCGAGTACCGCTTCGCGATCTCGGGCGCGGGCAGCTGCATGCTGGTGCTGCAGACCGTGCTGCCGCCGCTGCTGCTGGCGGGTGCTGCGAGCCGGCTGCACCTGAGCGGCGGCACGCACAACCCGATGGCGCCGCCGTTCCATTTCCTCGAGCGGGCCTTCGCGCCGCTGGTGCGCCGCCTCGGCGCCGACCTGCGACTGCAGCTGCGCCGCCATGGCTTCTATCCGGCCGGCGGTGGCGAGGTCGAGGCCGAGATCGTGCCGGCGGCCGGCGCGCTGCAGCCCTTCGACCTGCTCTCGCGCGGCGAGGCGCTGGAGCGCCATGCCGAATGCCTGGCGCCGGGCATCGCGCGCCATGTGATGACGCGCGAGCTCGAGACCCTGGGCGCGGCGATGGGCTGGACCGGCGAGCAGCTGCGCTACGGCGCCACGCGGCAGAACGAAGGCCCGGGCAATGCGCTGATCGCGACGCTCGCGCATGCCGAGGTGACCGAGGTGTTCACGGCCTTCGGCGAGAAGACGCTGAGCGCCGAGCAGGTGGCGCATGCGCTGGTGAAGGAACTGCGCGGCTTCCTCAGGAGCGAGGCGGCGGTCGGTCCGCACCTGGCCGACCAGCTCGCGCTGCTGCTGGCGCTGGCGAGCTGGCAGAGCGGCCGCGGCGCGGCGTTCACCTGCAGCGAGGTGACCGAGCACACGCGCACCAACTGCGCGGTGATCGAGCGCTTCCTTCCGGTGCGCTTCGCGATCGCGCAGGCGCGCGCGGCCTCGACGGTGCGCGTCGAACCCGCCTGA
- a CDS encoding alpha/beta hydrolase, whose product MSVPRRLARLAGRALLALPLLLLGGCVESMFYYPDRVRYETPDALGLRYERVRFRSTDGTALSGWFIPAAGRADPREAKGTVIHFHGNAQNMSSHWRFVAWLPKQDFNVFVFDYRGYGDSEGKPEPRGVFEDSGSAIDHVRSRADVDPARLLVFGQSLGGTNAIAAVGAGNRAGVRAVAIESTFYSYSSIANDKVAGAGLLVGDGYAASKYVAALSPIPLLLMHGTADAVIPVDHSRRLLADAREPRRLIEVPGAGHLEPMSDARFGTTYQRALAEFFEAALATAPIAPNPPAR is encoded by the coding sequence ATGAGCGTTCCACGCCGTCTCGCGCGCCTGGCCGGCCGCGCGCTGCTCGCGCTGCCGCTGCTGCTGCTCGGCGGCTGCGTCGAGTCGATGTTCTACTACCCCGACCGCGTGCGCTACGAAACGCCCGACGCGCTGGGCCTGCGCTACGAACGCGTGCGCTTCCGGAGCACCGACGGCACCGCGCTCAGCGGCTGGTTCATTCCGGCCGCGGGCCGCGCCGATCCGCGCGAGGCCAAGGGCACGGTGATCCATTTCCACGGCAATGCGCAGAACATGTCCTCGCACTGGCGCTTCGTCGCCTGGCTGCCGAAGCAGGACTTCAACGTCTTCGTGTTCGACTACCGCGGCTACGGCGACTCCGAAGGCAAGCCCGAGCCCCGCGGCGTGTTCGAGGACTCGGGCAGCGCCATCGACCACGTGCGCTCGCGCGCCGACGTCGATCCCGCGCGCTTGCTGGTGTTCGGCCAGAGCCTCGGCGGCACCAATGCGATCGCGGCCGTGGGCGCGGGCAACCGCGCCGGCGTGCGCGCGGTGGCGATCGAGTCGACCTTTTATTCCTACTCGTCGATCGCCAACGACAAGGTCGCGGGCGCCGGCCTGCTCGTGGGCGACGGCTACGCCGCCTCGAAGTACGTGGCCGCCCTCTCGCCGATTCCGCTGCTGCTGATGCACGGCACGGCCGATGCCGTGATCCCCGTCGACCATTCGCGGCGCCTGCTGGCCGATGCGCGCGAACCCAGGCGGCTGATCGAGGTGCCCGGCGCCGGCCATCTCGAGCCGATGAGCGACGCCCGCTTCGGCACCACCTATCAGCGCGCGCTCGCGGAGTTCTTCGAAGCCGCGCTGGCCACCGCACCCATCGCACCCAATCCACCCGCCCGATGA